In Gigantopelta aegis isolate Gae_Host chromosome 14, Gae_host_genome, whole genome shotgun sequence, the following proteins share a genomic window:
- the LOC121388880 gene encoding tyrosine-protein phosphatase non-receptor type 2-like, which yields MSRMENEFADYDSANIWVEIYQRLKNEASLRTLDQKLTVIEARKPENRSKNRYRDVSPYDHSRIVLGKVNDDYINASLIEVPDAGRKYILTQGPLAHTTSHFWLMVWEQNTKAVIMLNRTVEKGTLKCHQYWPLGSDAGYEDEMYFDDVNLKVTLTSEEDTMHYTLRYLSLENANTNERREILHFQYTTWPDFGVPSSPTAFLTFLSNVRLTGVLDADVGPPVIHCSAGIGRSGTFCLVDSSLVLIEKQRDLDAVDIKMMLMEMRSFRMGLIQTPDQLRFSYLAIIEGGRRVLAATSSNSTLESCLVNGDLPNDQTDSPPTPPIRTTSISPSRPPPPLPPKERTYTPEPFDIDDFDDDFDDLDDFIQDDDGEDEKDDLLPDNNPTVEKEQESAYVLRKRIRDERKQNTQEKIKQMKDRQQKSEVWKKRRTYLKPICIGLSLLVGGLLLYRYYYQ from the exons ATGTCGCGGATGGAAAATGAATTTGCAGATTACGACAGCGCCAATATCTGGGTGGAAATATATCAG AGACTTAAGAATGAAGCCTCCTTGAGAACTCTTGATCAAAAACTAACAGTGATAGAAGCGAGAAAACCAGAAAACAGGAGCAAAAATAGATACCGAGATGTCAGTCCTT ATGATCACAGTCGAATTGTTTTGGGTAAGGTAAATGACGACTACATTAACGCGAGTCTGATTGAGGTGCCAGATGCTGGGAGAAAATACATCCTGACTCAG GGTCCATTAGCACACACGACAAGTCATTTCTGGCTGATGGTCTGGGAGCAGAACACAAAAGCAGTCATCATGCTCAACAGAACAGTGGAAAAAGGCACA CTGAAGTGTCATCAGTATTGGCCACTGGGCTCGGATGCAGGTTACGAAGATGAGATGTATTTTGACGATGTCAACCTTAAAGTGACCTTGACCAGTGAAGAAGACACCATGCATTACACTCTTAGATACTTGAGTCTCGAAAATGCAAAT ACGAATGAGAGGCGAGAGATACTACACTTTCAATACACCACGTGGCCAGACTTTGGAGTCCCGTCCTCACCTACAGCGTTCCTCACCTTCCTGTCAAACGTGCGACTGACAGGAGTTCTTGATGCTGACGTCGGACCGCCTGTCATTCATTGCAGTGCTGGGATCGGGCGCTCGGGGACATTCTGTTTAGTAGACTCGTCACTAGTTCTA atagAGAAGCAACGGGATTTGGATGCGGTCGACATTAAGATGATGTTGATGGAGATGCGCTCGTTCCGCATGGGTCTCATCCAGACTCCGGACCAACTGCGGTTCTCGTATCTCGCCATCATCGAGGGGGGCCGCCGCGTCCTGGCCGCGACCAGCTCCAACTCCACGTTAGAGAGCTGTCTTGTTAATGGCGATCTCCCg AATGACCAGACAGACAGTCCGCCGACCCCTCCGATACGGACAACCAGTATATCTCCCTCCAGACCGCCGCCACCACTTCCACCCAAAGAGAGGACGTACACACCCGAACCCTTCGATATCGACGACTTTGATGATGACTTTGACGACCTCGATGATTTCATACAGGACGATGATGGAGAAGACGAGAAGGATGATTTACTACCGGATAACAACCCAACAGTAGAGAAGGAACAAGAGAG TGCATATGTATTGAGGAAAAGAATTCGCGACGAACGTAAACAGAATACGCAGGAAAAGATAAAACAGATGAAGGATCGTCAACAGAAGAGTGAAGTGTGGAAGAAGAGACGGACGTACTTGAAACCCATTTGTATTGGACTGTCCCTCCTGGTGGGAGGCTTGCTGCTTTACAGATACTACTACCAGTGA